CCCCGTTGTCGAAGCGATGGCCAGAGACCTCGATTGTACGATAGCTAACCTGATGAGCGAACCTGAGATGCGAAACGGAATCAAGCTGGAAAATTACATTACCGATGCCGTGGGAATGCCGACACTGAGAGATATTGTGGGCGAACTTGCAAAGCCGGGAAGGGATCCGCGCGAGGAGTTCGAACTTTTTACGTTTACTGAAGGTGTCAACGAAATCTCTGATCTGGAGGTGGGCATGAAGCTGCCTGGTGTAGTAACGAATGTCACGGCATTTGGAGCGTTTGTTGACATTGGGGTGCACCAGGACGGTCTTGTACATATCAGCGAGCTTGCCGATAAGTTTGTCCGCAATCCGCACGATGTAATAGAGGTGAACCGAAGGGTAACGGTTACTGTTATGAGTGTGGATGTTGAGAGGAAACGTATCTCGTTGTCGATGAAGAAGGATCCTCTCGAGACACGCGAACAGCAAAGTGAAAAAACAGAAACGGTAAAAAAACCAAGCGGCAAAAGCTCAAAGCCAAAAAAGCGTGAAAAACAGGCATCACCCCGGAACCCATTTACGGATGCCTTAAAAAACTGGAATACCTCGAAATCGTAAAGGGGGTATGGAATTCCTCTCAGTGTAAAATTTTGCAGCCGTTGCGGCATACGATTTTTCAAAGTGAACTGTTACAAAAGACATCTTTCGCGCATTTGTAAGGCAAGTTCTCCCGCTTCTTTCATTGTTTTGCCGATGGAGATGAAGCCGTGATCTTTCATGACCAGAAAAAATTCATCGTCCAATATTTCTAAAATACTTTGAACCAGTTCTATACTTCCATGTGGCGCTTTTTGTTTTGTTTCCGGTATATTCAGTTTATCAGGATGGGCTAAAATCTCCCCCGAGTGACCATGAAAAATCGCATTGATGTCTTTTCTCTGGTTATAGATTGCAAAATGTAACCTGCTTTCCGAAGAGGGCTCTCTCGTGCCGCACGCGAAAACGATATTTTCTTTCAGGTCGTATGAGTGTACGGCTACAAAGGCGTCATCTGGCAGTTCATATGAAAGACTAACTCTCGAACCTGTAATAATGAAAGAGTCTTCACCATCTTTCAATCTGAAACTCAGGTT
The window above is part of the Syntrophales bacterium genome. Proteins encoded here:
- a CDS encoding helix-hairpin-helix domain-containing protein — translated: IGYVNIISALLYFIRPYKSSIIFVYFLYIQQVKSCFDLSRIKSTESSIGRRLMDPLAELVKIDPKSIGVGQYQHDVDQKALKRSLDDVVSSCVNSVGVEVNTASKQLLSYVSGLSERLSGNLVMHRNENGAFLSREELLKVPGMGPKTFEQAAGFLRISGAKNPLDTSAVHPERYPVVEAMARDLDCTIANLMSEPEMRNGIKLENYITDAVGMPTLRDIVGELAKPGRDPREEFELFTFTEGVNEISDLEVGMKLPGVVTNVTAFGAFVDIGVHQDGLVHISELADKFVRNPHDVIEVNRRVTVTVMSVDVERKRISLSMKKDPLETREQQSEKTETVKKPSGKSSKPKKREKQASPRNPFTDALKNWNTSKS
- a CDS encoding class II aldolase/adducin family protein — translated: MAKYTTMVKFRTEIIENEVPQDPGIEELKYWCGEFHRSNLAPPHKGGTLGNLSFRLKDGEDSFIITGSRVSLSYELPDDAFVAVHSYDLKENIVFACGTREPSSESRLHFAIYNQRKDINAIFHGHSGEILAHPDKLNIPETKQKAPHGSIELVQSILEILDDEFFLVMKDHGFISIGKTMKEAGELALQMRERCLL